In Hyphomicrobiales bacterium, a single window of DNA contains:
- a CDS encoding TIM barrel protein has protein sequence MTSPFQLAACAEMLWRDKPIDWRASRLKDLGFGVGLWNWPAHDLAKLEKTGATFTIINGYLQGRLADAEGAEMLLKSARETAQVGKRLGVHRLNLHGTGLGDGGIPIAQTDVVTGAMWLTARDTLNRICDMAEAEGVTFTLENLNLLDHPGCPFGATADVLALVSSVNRPQLRINLDLYHTQIGEGDLVRWCEKCLPWIGEVQVADNPGRCEPGTGEINYRGVALALKKMGYRGPVGLESFAAGDAEVALAAFRDAFTV, from the coding sequence ATGACCTCTCCATTCCAACTTGCGGCCTGTGCTGAAATGCTCTGGCGGGACAAGCCGATTGACTGGCGGGCCAGCCGGCTGAAAGACCTGGGCTTCGGCGTGGGGCTTTGGAACTGGCCGGCCCATGATCTCGCCAAGCTGGAAAAGACCGGTGCCACCTTCACCATCATCAACGGCTATCTGCAGGGCCGGCTTGCCGATGCCGAAGGTGCGGAGATGCTGCTCAAGTCTGCCCGTGAGACGGCGCAAGTGGGCAAGCGACTGGGCGTGCACCGGCTCAACCTGCATGGCACGGGTCTGGGCGACGGCGGCATTCCCATTGCGCAGACGGACGTGGTGACGGGTGCCATGTGGCTCACGGCGCGCGATACGCTGAACCGGATCTGCGACATGGCCGAGGCGGAAGGTGTGACCTTCACACTGGAAAACCTCAACCTGCTGGATCATCCGGGTTGCCCGTTCGGCGCCACGGCGGATGTGCTGGCGCTGGTATCGTCGGTGAACCGGCCGCAGCTTCGTATCAATCTCGATCTTTATCACACGCAAATCGGCGAAGGCGACCTGGTGCGCTGGTGCGAGAAGTGCCTGCCCTGGATCGGCGAAGTGCAGGTGGCCGACAACCCCGGCCGTTGTGAGCCCGGCACGGGCGAGATCAACTACCGGGGCGTAGCGCTGGCATTGAAGAAAATGGGCTATCGCGGTCCGGTGGGGCTTGAGTCATTCGCGGCAGGTGATGCTGAAGTTGCATTGGCCGCTTTCCGGGATGCCTTCACCGTCTAG
- a CDS encoding alkaline phosphatase family protein produces the protein MRTHPTKPNVLLICADQWRGDCIGALGHPNVRTPNLDALMTRSVTFTRHFGQCTPCGPSRTSLLTGMYLMNHRSGRNGTPLDARHTNLALEARKLGYEPALFGYTDTTPDPRPLHPNDPSLTAYDEGVLPGFSTPLHLPEDMGKWVSHLKALGYDIPHGRDDVFRPRPGFDKPADRGFRFIPPVFKAEHSETAFLTDEFLKWLLVRETKPWFAHFVFFRPHPPIIAPEPYNAAVHPKDVEFPFRKASPSAEGDQHPLLAHEINNVARPNSYDEHNPMNLVEASDLEIRQMKATYFGLIEEMDHHLGRIIRHLSDTEQLDRTLIIVTSDHAEMLGDHYIWGKEIYFDGSFHLPLVIFDPSKAADATRGARVGTFTEAIDVMPTILAWLGAEKPRSADGHSLLPFLHGKPAEQWRDAVFFEHDFRNVRSQRVERALGITSDECSYAAVRDDKYKYVHFTSLPPLLFDIADDPHEMNNLAGRNDFASVELAYAQKLLSWRLLNQERILTNMHVGEGGLYVHA, from the coding sequence ATGAGAACACATCCGACCAAGCCAAACGTCTTGTTGATCTGTGCTGACCAGTGGCGGGGCGATTGCATTGGTGCGCTGGGCCACCCGAATGTCCGCACGCCAAACCTCGATGCACTGATGACCCGGTCCGTGACCTTCACCCGGCATTTCGGACAGTGCACGCCATGTGGGCCGTCACGCACCAGCCTGCTGACCGGCATGTACCTGATGAACCATCGCTCAGGGCGAAACGGAACGCCGTTGGATGCGCGTCACACCAACCTCGCCCTTGAGGCCCGCAAACTCGGCTATGAGCCCGCTCTGTTCGGGTATACCGATACGACACCCGATCCGCGTCCGCTCCATCCCAATGATCCGTCGCTGACCGCATATGATGAGGGTGTGCTACCGGGATTTTCAACGCCGCTTCATTTGCCGGAAGACATGGGGAAGTGGGTTTCGCACCTCAAAGCATTGGGCTACGATATTCCGCATGGACGCGATGATGTCTTCAGGCCGCGCCCAGGTTTCGACAAGCCGGCGGACAGGGGGTTCCGCTTCATTCCGCCAGTGTTCAAGGCTGAACACAGTGAGACTGCGTTCCTCACGGACGAATTTCTGAAGTGGCTGCTCGTGCGCGAAACCAAGCCCTGGTTTGCCCACTTCGTCTTCTTCCGTCCACACCCGCCCATCATTGCACCGGAGCCCTACAACGCGGCGGTACATCCGAAGGACGTGGAATTCCCATTCCGCAAGGCAAGCCCTTCAGCGGAAGGAGACCAGCATCCGCTTCTCGCCCATGAAATCAACAATGTGGCGCGCCCCAATTCCTATGACGAACACAACCCCATGAACCTCGTCGAGGCCAGCGATCTTGAAATCCGGCAGATGAAGGCAACCTATTTCGGCTTGATCGAGGAGATGGATCACCATCTCGGTCGGATCATCCGGCACCTCAGCGACACAGAACAACTGGACCGGACCTTGATCATCGTCACCAGTGATCACGCCGAGATGCTTGGTGATCACTACATCTGGGGCAAGGAAATCTATTTCGACGGATCGTTTCATTTGCCCCTCGTCATCTTTGATCCATCGAAGGCCGCCGATGCGACACGGGGCGCACGTGTCGGGACATTCACCGAAGCCATCGACGTGATGCCGACCATTCTCGCGTGGCTCGGTGCCGAGAAGCCGCGCAGTGCCGATGGCCATTCGCTCCTGCCGTTCCTGCACGGAAAGCCGGCAGAGCAATGGCGTGATGCGGTGTTCTTTGAACATGACTTCCGCAATGTCCGCAGTCAGCGCGTGGAGCGTGCCCTCGGCATCACGTCCGACGAATGTTCATATGCCGCAGTCAGGGACGACAAATACAAGTATGTTCACTTCACGTCCCTGCCTCCGCTCTTGTTCGACATCGCAGACGATCCTCATGAAATGAACAATCTTGCGGGCCGCAATGATTTCGCATCGGTGGAGCTGGCTTATGCGCAGAAGCTCTTGAGTTGGCGCCTGCTCAATCAGGAGCGCATCCTCACAAACATGCATGTGGGCGAAGGGGGATTGTACGTCCACGCGTGA
- a CDS encoding ABC transporter ATP-binding protein — MSYVEVRALSKAYDGNSVFKNIDLDVEQGQICVLVGPSGCGKTTLLRGIAGLTLPDSGVIRIDGRDVTRTVPKDRGVGMVFQHYALFPNMTVEQNLSFGLEQQKLPKGEVRKKVDSMIHLMGLEARAKARPATLSGGQKQRVALARALITEPKLLLLDEPLSALDAQIRKRLREELKRLQHQVGFTAIFVTHDQEEALMLGDVVAIMQNGRFVQVGTPAEIYNSPAGLEVASFIGDFNLLEPAQVKALFKTTTDATWAIRPESVVIAPASKGKPPRDGTLQLSGTVSSVQVLVAILRYYILSNGIMLKVDVLNTPEAQKFRVGDDVVLQIAPRSVSEMRK; from the coding sequence GTGAGCTATGTTGAGGTGCGCGCTCTCTCAAAGGCATATGACGGAAACTCCGTCTTCAAGAACATCGATCTCGATGTGGAACAGGGGCAAATCTGCGTCCTGGTGGGCCCGTCCGGATGCGGCAAGACCACGCTTCTGCGGGGCATCGCCGGACTCACGCTGCCAGACAGCGGCGTGATCCGCATCGATGGGCGTGATGTGACGCGCACCGTGCCCAAGGACAGGGGCGTGGGCATGGTCTTCCAGCACTATGCGCTTTTCCCCAACATGACGGTGGAGCAAAACCTGTCGTTCGGATTGGAGCAACAGAAACTGCCGAAGGGCGAGGTCAGAAAGAAGGTGGACTCCATGATCCACCTCATGGGCCTTGAGGCCCGTGCCAAGGCGAGGCCCGCAACACTTTCGGGCGGGCAAAAGCAGCGGGTGGCTCTTGCACGCGCCTTGATCACTGAACCGAAGCTGTTGCTGCTCGATGAGCCACTTTCCGCGTTGGACGCCCAGATCCGCAAGCGCCTGCGCGAGGAACTGAAACGCCTGCAACATCAGGTCGGGTTCACCGCCATCTTCGTCACCCACGATCAGGAGGAAGCTCTCATGCTCGGTGACGTGGTGGCCATCATGCAGAACGGGCGTTTTGTGCAAGTGGGAACACCCGCCGAAATCTACAACAGTCCGGCAGGACTTGAAGTTGCGTCCTTCATTGGAGACTTCAATCTCCTGGAGCCGGCACAGGTCAAAGCGCTCTTCAAAACCACAACGGATGCCACATGGGCCATCAGGCCGGAGTCTGTGGTGATTGCGCCAGCCTCCAAAGGCAAGCCGCCCAGGGACGGGACGCTGCAACTCTCGGGAACCGTGTCGTCGGTGCAGGTGCTTGTCGCCATTCTCCGGTACTATATCCTGAGCAATGGCATCATGCTGAAGGTTGATGTGCTGAACACACCCGAAGCCCAGAAATTTCGCGTGGGGGACGACGTCGTCCTGCAGATCGCACCCCGCTCCGTGAGCGAGATGAGAAAATGA
- a CDS encoding ABC transporter permease subunit, protein MMRERGWQDWVLIALVAAFQLLPILAVALNAFATDWAGTVLPEGLTLDHLRTITSDPRFIQSIYNSLLVSVGSLILTPLIVVPAVLIAHCYFPVLDRWMAVLVILPFAVPGIVLALGLLRIYSGNYGIVLTGTPWVLIFGYMPVAAPLYYVPIKNNLRSLRLTELFEAGRLLGATDFSIFTRVVVPCIKQGLIIGLVMNFTLAISDFVYANLLVGGHFPTLQIFMGVLNGGSGRKLSVLITTYFLVIFASTAIVVWAASRRNDQ, encoded by the coding sequence ATGATGCGTGAGCGCGGCTGGCAGGATTGGGTACTGATCGCACTGGTGGCGGCGTTCCAGTTGCTCCCGATCCTCGCTGTGGCGCTCAATGCCTTTGCCACCGACTGGGCGGGCACGGTTCTGCCGGAGGGATTGACGCTTGATCACCTGCGGACGATCACATCAGACCCGCGGTTCATACAGTCCATCTACAACTCGCTTCTGGTGAGTGTTGGTTCGCTGATCCTCACGCCGCTGATCGTTGTGCCCGCGGTGCTGATTGCGCATTGCTACTTTCCTGTGCTTGACCGCTGGATGGCCGTGCTTGTCATCCTGCCATTCGCGGTGCCCGGCATCGTGCTTGCACTCGGGCTGCTCAGAATCTATTCCGGCAACTACGGGATCGTCCTCACAGGAACCCCATGGGTTCTCATCTTCGGCTATATGCCCGTTGCAGCACCCCTCTACTACGTCCCCATCAAGAACAATCTGCGATCACTCAGGCTGACCGAGCTTTTCGAAGCGGGCCGTTTGCTTGGAGCCACGGACTTCTCGATTTTCACACGCGTCGTCGTGCCTTGCATAAAGCAGGGTCTCATCATCGGCCTAGTCATGAATTTCACGCTTGCGATCAGTGATTTCGTCTACGCAAATCTGCTCGTCGGCGGCCACTTCCCGACATTGCAGATCTTCATGGGCGTGCTGAACGGCGGCAGCGGCCGCAAGCTGAGCGTTCTCATTACCACCTATTTTCTCGTCATCTTTGCCTCAACGGCCATCGTCGTGTGGGCGGCGTCACGGAGGAATGATCAGTGA
- a CDS encoding ABC transporter permease subunit: MIPAGNRTKILAFLCVTPFLLVVFMFEVAPLLAVTTNSLFASDVISASNYTEILSSRFYLGAFKVSYLISAATALIGIVVALPICVLLKRMPGRVQQLISICANIGANFTGFPLAFAFVILLGISGSFTLLFARMGILQGFNIYGTTGLVIVYSYFQILFAILLLLPGLGALTTEIREAAFLMGASTWSFWRRIGLPILAPSLISAYLLLFANAMGTYATAWALVGGSANVVTIRIGELTAGDVFSDPNLADALAMLLVISLIIPILADQFLLKPRQHHDA; encoded by the coding sequence ATGATACCTGCAGGAAACCGCACAAAGATCCTGGCCTTCCTCTGTGTGACGCCGTTCCTTCTCGTCGTCTTCATGTTCGAGGTCGCGCCGCTCCTGGCGGTGACAACGAACAGCCTGTTCGCTTCGGATGTCATTTCGGCCTCCAACTACACCGAGATTCTCTCCAGCCGCTTCTATCTCGGCGCCTTCAAGGTGAGCTACCTTATCTCGGCCGCGACGGCCCTTATCGGCATCGTCGTGGCCTTGCCCATCTGTGTGCTGCTGAAACGAATGCCGGGCCGCGTTCAGCAACTGATTTCGATCTGTGCCAACATCGGCGCCAACTTCACCGGATTTCCGCTGGCCTTTGCCTTCGTGATCCTGCTGGGGATCAGCGGCTCCTTCACTCTCCTCTTCGCGCGGATGGGCATTCTGCAGGGCTTCAACATCTATGGCACGACCGGCCTTGTCATCGTGTATTCCTATTTCCAGATCCTCTTCGCCATATTGCTGCTGCTTCCGGGGCTGGGTGCCCTGACAACGGAAATCAGGGAAGCCGCCTTCCTCATGGGGGCCAGCACGTGGTCCTTCTGGCGGCGCATCGGATTGCCAATCCTCGCGCCAAGCCTGATCAGCGCCTATCTCCTCTTGTTTGCAAACGCCATGGGAACCTATGCCACGGCCTGGGCGCTCGTTGGTGGCAGCGCCAACGTCGTCACCATTCGCATTGGCGAACTGACTGCGGGCGATGTGTTCTCTGATCCCAACCTTGCGGATGCGCTGGCCATGCTGCTGGTGATCAGCCTCATCATCCCGATCCTCGCGGACCAGTTCCTCCTCAAGCCGCGGCAGCACCATGATGCGTGA
- a CDS encoding ABC transporter substrate-binding protein, producing MLSAPTAFAETLEEIEAAARKEGTIVSLGLPDDWANWGGQWKDIMANYGVTHTDTDMSSAEELAKFEAEKANASADIGEIGLEFGPIAKRKGTSAPYKPTNWDKIPAWARDDDGHWMLGYTGTIAFIVSKKVENPPKAFSDLVNGTYKVAVGDVGKAAQSNALVLAAAIAGGGGEENLQPALDIFSKLAEQQRLLTIGANPGNMEKGEIEVGIVWDFNALNYRNLVGKDKFDVWIPSDGSVTSGYTTILNAYSARPNIAKVVREYIFTEAGQLNFAKGFARPILIDSITVPQELKDNVLPTEQYAKARPVNAELWMESAKKLGKQWQEQVLSKM from the coding sequence ATGCTGTCCGCGCCCACAGCCTTTGCCGAAACACTTGAAGAGATCGAAGCTGCCGCCCGCAAGGAGGGGACGATCGTGAGTCTTGGCCTTCCTGATGACTGGGCAAACTGGGGTGGCCAGTGGAAGGACATCATGGCCAACTATGGCGTCACGCACACCGACACCGACATGAGCAGCGCCGAGGAACTGGCCAAGTTCGAGGCGGAGAAGGCGAATGCAAGTGCGGATATCGGTGAAATCGGACTGGAATTCGGGCCGATCGCGAAGCGCAAGGGCACCAGTGCACCCTACAAGCCCACCAACTGGGACAAGATCCCCGCGTGGGCCCGCGACGACGACGGCCACTGGATGCTGGGTTACACCGGCACCATCGCCTTCATCGTCAGCAAGAAGGTGGAGAATCCACCAAAGGCGTTCTCTGATCTGGTGAATGGAACCTACAAGGTGGCCGTGGGCGACGTGGGAAAGGCAGCCCAGTCGAATGCGCTCGTTCTCGCAGCGGCCATCGCGGGGGGCGGTGGTGAGGAGAACCTGCAACCCGCTCTCGACATTTTCTCCAAGCTCGCCGAACAACAGCGGTTGCTCACGATCGGAGCCAACCCCGGCAACATGGAAAAGGGCGAGATCGAAGTCGGCATCGTGTGGGATTTCAATGCCCTCAACTATCGCAATCTCGTGGGCAAGGACAAGTTTGATGTCTGGATTCCGTCGGACGGCTCCGTCACCTCCGGATACACGACAATCCTCAATGCCTATTCCGCCCGTCCCAACATCGCCAAGGTCGTGCGCGAATATATCTTCACCGAGGCAGGCCAGCTCAATTTTGCAAAGGGCTTCGCGCGGCCGATCCTGATCGACTCGATCACGGTCCCGCAGGAGCTGAAGGACAATGTTCTGCCGACGGAGCAATATGCCAAGGCAAGACCGGTGAACGCCGAACTCTGGATGGAGTCAGCCAAGAAACTTGGCAAGCAGTGGCAGGAACAAGTCCTGTCCAAGATGTGA
- a CDS encoding DeoR/GlpR transcriptional regulator — MKPAYRHRRIVELVHAQSRVTVDQLADLLEASHETVRRDLSVLSEQGLLRKIHGGATAMQMPQAVRESPLAERRANAREEKKRIAAAAAALFNPGDSILINCGTTTIYFAEQLARRGPFTVITNSTLVAHEIWGSEQRGPIHLLGGTYFGEAYELLGPQVVEQIKQVAADHAVIGVSGVGQTGAMMDFNADEAYVSRAMIESARHVTVVADSSKLQRNALFQVCGVEKIDRLVTDRAPDAVLESALRVAGVEIIVADPAVTST, encoded by the coding sequence ATGAAACCCGCCTATCGACACCGCCGGATTGTCGAACTCGTTCACGCGCAAAGCCGGGTCACAGTCGATCAACTAGCCGATCTGCTGGAGGCCTCCCATGAGACTGTGCGGCGCGATCTGAGCGTGCTGTCGGAGCAGGGCTTGCTCCGGAAAATCCATGGCGGTGCAACAGCCATGCAGATGCCACAGGCGGTGAGGGAAAGCCCGCTTGCCGAAAGGCGTGCCAATGCCCGCGAAGAGAAGAAACGGATTGCCGCGGCTGCCGCCGCGCTCTTCAACCCCGGTGACAGCATCCTGATCAACTGTGGCACGACCACAATCTATTTTGCCGAACAGCTGGCCCGCCGTGGGCCGTTCACCGTCATCACCAATTCCACGCTGGTGGCCCATGAAATCTGGGGTTCGGAGCAGCGGGGGCCAATCCACCTCCTGGGGGGTACGTACTTCGGCGAGGCCTACGAACTTCTGGGTCCGCAGGTTGTTGAGCAGATCAAGCAGGTGGCCGCGGACCATGCCGTGATTGGTGTCAGCGGCGTCGGCCAGACCGGAGCGATGATGGATTTCAATGCGGACGAAGCCTACGTCTCCCGCGCCATGATTGAATCAGCTCGCCACGTGACGGTCGTGGCTGATTCATCGAAGCTGCAACGCAACGCTCTCTTTCAGGTCTGTGGCGTAGAAAAGATTGACCGGCTCGTCACGGACCGCGCACCCGATGCCGTGCTCGAAAGTGCCTTGCGCGTGGCGGGAGTCGAAATCATCGTGGCTGATCCGGCCGTCACATCGACATGA
- a CDS encoding sn-glycerol-1-phosphate dehydrogenase, producing the protein MPAVPHVIPEALMTGDRMIEALLAGVFPDPESGKPLGVGTRSLVIEKSLAGHEGELLRALSMGQRLAVVSDANTHAVLGKRVESSLAGSNAVDSIILPGHPHPDDATVDVLRKQTASADALVAVGSGTINDLCKYASALDGKPYAVFATAPSMNGYTSYNAAITVHGHKLSLPAQVPQGVFFDLQVLAAAPARLIRAGLGDSLCRCTAQADWLLSHLLFGTEYRTLPFVLLAEDEAPLFDNAAGLLAGDLTVMTRLVRTLVLAGFGTAIVGHSQPASQSEHLVSHYLDMFEKPTRPLVYHGEQVGVTTLSMARLQSRMLDAPPSLSPDATTEADLVKRYGEALGKSCWKELSKKQITAEKAEELNSIVKKDWPSISARLEQVMLPPDYLKKVLIAAGAPVTPEEIHLSRNDYETALNNCREIRNRFTVLDLAAGAKRLSQLIPTL; encoded by the coding sequence ATGCCGGCTGTTCCTCACGTCATTCCGGAGGCGCTCATGACCGGTGACCGCATGATCGAAGCCCTCCTCGCCGGAGTTTTCCCCGATCCTGAGTCAGGCAAGCCCTTGGGTGTCGGGACACGCAGCCTGGTGATTGAAAAGTCACTTGCTGGCCACGAGGGTGAGTTGCTCCGCGCCCTGTCGATGGGCCAGCGCCTCGCCGTGGTGAGCGATGCCAACACCCACGCGGTACTCGGCAAGCGCGTGGAAAGCAGCCTTGCAGGCAGCAATGCCGTCGACAGCATCATCCTCCCCGGTCATCCTCACCCGGACGACGCAACCGTGGACGTCCTGCGCAAACAGACTGCATCCGCCGACGCTCTCGTCGCAGTGGGTTCCGGCACCATCAACGACCTTTGCAAGTATGCCTCTGCGCTCGATGGCAAGCCCTACGCTGTTTTCGCCACGGCGCCTTCGATGAACGGCTACACCTCCTACAACGCAGCAATCACCGTGCACGGGCACAAGTTGTCGCTTCCGGCTCAAGTGCCGCAGGGCGTGTTCTTCGACCTCCAGGTCCTCGCCGCCGCGCCGGCGCGCCTCATCCGCGCGGGCCTCGGGGACAGCCTTTGCCGCTGCACCGCACAGGCCGACTGGCTCTTGTCGCATCTGCTGTTCGGCACGGAATACCGAACCCTGCCCTTCGTCCTGCTGGCCGAGGACGAAGCACCGCTTTTCGACAATGCCGCCGGGCTGCTCGCGGGCGACCTCACGGTCATGACAAGGCTTGTCCGGACATTGGTCCTGGCGGGATTCGGAACCGCCATTGTGGGCCACAGCCAGCCCGCCAGCCAGAGCGAACATCTTGTCAGCCACTACCTCGACATGTTCGAAAAGCCCACCCGGCCGCTCGTCTATCACGGTGAACAGGTCGGCGTGACCACCCTCTCGATGGCCCGGCTGCAATCCCGCATGCTCGATGCTCCACCCAGCCTTTCCCCCGACGCAACAACCGAAGCTGATTTGGTGAAACGCTATGGCGAGGCCCTGGGAAAGTCATGCTGGAAAGAATTGTCGAAGAAGCAGATCACGGCGGAGAAGGCCGAGGAACTGAACAGCATTGTGAAAAAGGACTGGCCGAGCATCAGCGCGCGTCTGGAACAGGTCATGCTCCCTCCTGACTATCTCAAGAAAGTCCTGATCGCCGCAGGCGCGCCCGTCACGCCGGAAGAGATTCACCTCAGCCGCAACGATTACGAAACCGCGTTGAACAACTGTCGTGAAATCCGCAATCGCTTCACCGTGCTTGATCTGGCCGCCGGCGCCAAGCGGCTTTCGCAACTCATCCCCACACTCTAG
- a CDS encoding ABC transporter permease, with amino-acid sequence MPPAVLLVAPGVVFIICTLLLPLLAVVVFSFWKTESYELFMDWNLDNYRVLFREPAYRVFLLRSIAGAAVTSFVCLVYAWPVAYFIARHGGRYRLLLVLLLAAPFFTGVILRIAALQGILGPGGLINMGLGMIGLDPIQALMYTPVAATLGHVYLFMPFMVTAVYLSLVNFDFALLETAKINGAGPVRAFIEVTWPLNWIGTAIGLILVFIPCLASAVTPRFLGGPRSTSFGMSLGQQFGETGTWALGSAMSVVLFIASCAVVVLMGFSVNPRRSGFTGSRQ; translated from the coding sequence ATCCCCCCAGCGGTGTTGCTTGTTGCGCCGGGCGTGGTCTTCATCATCTGTACGTTGTTGCTGCCGCTTCTCGCGGTCGTGGTCTTCAGCTTCTGGAAGACCGAAAGCTACGAACTCTTCATGGACTGGAACCTCGACAACTACAGGGTTCTTTTCCGCGAGCCCGCCTATCGGGTCTTTCTGTTGCGGTCGATTGCAGGTGCTGCCGTCACCTCGTTTGTTTGCCTCGTCTACGCGTGGCCTGTCGCCTATTTCATTGCCCGCCACGGCGGACGCTATCGTCTGCTGTTGGTCTTGCTGCTCGCAGCCCCGTTCTTCACCGGCGTCATTCTGCGCATTGCGGCACTTCAGGGCATCCTGGGTCCGGGTGGCCTGATCAACATGGGACTGGGCATGATCGGTCTCGATCCCATCCAGGCGCTGATGTACACGCCGGTTGCCGCAACTCTGGGGCACGTCTATCTCTTCATGCCCTTCATGGTGACAGCCGTCTATCTGTCGCTGGTCAATTTCGATTTTGCCCTTCTTGAGACCGCAAAGATCAACGGAGCAGGGCCGGTCCGCGCCTTCATCGAAGTCACCTGGCCCTTGAACTGGATCGGCACCGCCATCGGGCTGATCCTCGTCTTCATCCCTTGCCTCGCCTCCGCCGTGACGCCGCGTTTCCTGGGCGGCCCCCGCTCGACTTCCTTCGGCATGAGCCTCGGTCAGCAGTTCGGTGAAACCGGAACATGGGCTTTGGGGTCCGCCATGAGTGTGGTGCTCTTCATCGCGTCATGTGCCGTGGTCGTGCTCATGGGATTCAGTGTCAATCCGCGCCGCAGCGGTTTCACGGGATCAAGACAATGA
- a CDS encoding ABC transporter ATP-binding protein: protein MRGLDQTAGDVRQAAPPASLSLNGISKHFGPVRAVDGIELSVRQDEFLSLLGPSGSGKTTLLRIIAGLELPDRGAVMVGGTDVTRLPPYRRRIGMVFQNFLLFPHKTVAENIIFPLRMQHIGKVECGERLAWALGLLKLKGLEERYPSQLSGGQQQRVSLARGLISRPTLLLLDEPLANLDRELRAEMEVEIRRYQKELAIPFIYVTHNQEEALTMSDRIAVMRNGVFEQVAPRVEVYQRPATSFVASFVGQSNHLPATVTEARGDMLVIDWHGHKLTVPGKGSFNRGDAVRYSIKYEDVKVTGQRKAAPDRKSQNMIAGKLRDIIFKGQTANFILELDNGCELVASGSLRETDARIGQSVIAEWPQGAGICFRDNG from the coding sequence ATGAGGGGCCTGGACCAGACCGCAGGAGATGTGAGGCAGGCGGCGCCGCCCGCCTCGCTTTCTCTCAATGGCATCAGCAAGCACTTCGGACCAGTGCGTGCCGTGGATGGGATTGAACTTTCCGTAAGGCAGGACGAGTTTCTTTCGCTTCTGGGGCCCAGCGGTTCCGGGAAGACGACGTTGCTCCGCATCATTGCCGGGCTGGAGTTGCCGGACCGCGGCGCGGTGATGGTGGGCGGAACGGATGTCACACGCCTGCCGCCCTATCGCCGCAGGATCGGCATGGTGTTCCAGAACTTCCTGCTCTTCCCCCACAAGACGGTAGCGGAAAACATCATCTTCCCGCTGCGCATGCAACACATCGGAAAGGTGGAGTGCGGAGAGCGGCTGGCGTGGGCACTGGGTCTCTTGAAGTTGAAAGGACTCGAGGAACGTTATCCCAGCCAGCTTTCGGGCGGGCAACAGCAACGCGTTTCCCTGGCCCGCGGACTGATCTCACGGCCCACGCTGCTCCTGCTGGATGAACCGCTGGCCAATCTCGACCGGGAACTCCGCGCCGAGATGGAAGTTGAAATCCGCCGCTACCAGAAGGAACTGGCCATCCCCTTCATCTATGTCACCCACAATCAGGAAGAAGCCTTGACGATGAGCGACAGGATCGCCGTCATGCGCAATGGCGTCTTTGAACAGGTGGCGCCGCGGGTCGAAGTCTACCAGCGGCCCGCCACGTCCTTCGTCGCCTCCTTCGTGGGACAATCAAACCACCTGCCTGCAACCGTGACGGAGGCGCGTGGCGACATGCTGGTGATCGACTGGCATGGTCACAAGCTCACCGTTCCGGGGAAGGGCTCCTTCAACAGGGGTGATGCGGTGCGTTATTCAATCAAGTATGAAGACGTCAAAGTGACAGGCCAGCGCAAGGCGGCTCCGGACCGAAAAAGCCAGAACATGATCGCTGGCAAGTTGCGCGACATCATCTTCAAGGGTCAGACCGCCAATTTCATTCTCGAGCTTGATAATGGCTGCGAACTGGTGGCCAGCGGGTCACTGAGAGAGACCGACGCGAGGATCGGGCAAAGCGTCATCGCCGAATGGCCCCAGGGGGCCGGGATATGTTTCCGTGACAACGGCTGA